The following coding sequences lie in one Arachis ipaensis cultivar K30076 chromosome B05, Araip1.1, whole genome shotgun sequence genomic window:
- the LOC107642038 gene encoding uncharacterized protein LOC107642038 (The sequence of the model RefSeq protein was modified relative to this genomic sequence to represent the inferred CDS: added 21 bases not found in genome assembly): MIHKAPLLQLFITLLLLSYVLSSSAVPTTRSLSPTSEKSSIQTSLEEFQVQGTTPESRNSESEMFDLAQEFMTVEGRMDLESNDYPGTGANRNHDPKTPGRG; encoded by the exons CTTCAATTGTTCATCACCCTTCTGCTTTTATCATATGTTCTTTCATCTTCGGCTGTACCAACCACTA GAAGTCTTTCTCCAACGAGTGAAAAATCCTCAATCCAAACTTCACTAGAAGAG TTTCAAGTTCAGGGTACTACTCCAGAATCAAGAAATAGTGAATCAGAGATGTTTGATTTGGCACAAGAGTTCATGACAGTTGAAGGAAGAATGGATTTGGAAAGCAATGACTACCCTGGAACAGGAGCAAACAGAAACCATGACCCAAAGACACCAGGAAGaggttaa